One segment of Aquimarina sp. BL5 DNA contains the following:
- a CDS encoding NAD(P)H-dependent oxidoreductase codes for MEKTLIIVTHPKLGSSKINKRWIEELEKYPDRYIVHNLHSTYPTLAIDVQKEQLLLESVDKVVLQFPFYWFNCPPFLKKWIDDVLSHGWAYGKNSGYKLAGKKVALAVTAGIKEEDYSASGRYDYTLEELTRPFETTFKYVKADYRPLYAFYGEEHNPTKEDIDTNSENYIHFLENL; via the coding sequence ATGGAGAAGACATTAATTATAGTAACGCATCCTAAATTAGGTAGTTCTAAAATAAATAAGCGTTGGATTGAGGAGCTTGAGAAATACCCAGATAGATATATTGTTCACAACCTACATTCCACATATCCAACCTTAGCTATAGATGTGCAGAAAGAACAACTTTTATTAGAATCCGTAGATAAAGTTGTGCTTCAGTTTCCATTTTATTGGTTCAATTGTCCTCCATTTTTAAAGAAATGGATAGATGATGTTTTAAGTCACGGATGGGCTTATGGTAAAAATAGTGGATATAAACTGGCAGGGAAGAAAGTTGCACTAGCAGTTACAGCAGGTATTAAAGAAGAAGACTATAGCGCATCAGGACGGTATGACTATACACTTGAAGAGCTAACCCGACCTTTTGAAACTACTTTTAAGTACGTCAAAGCAGATTACAGACCTCTTTATGCTTTTTATGGAGAAGAACACAATCCAACGAAGGAGGATATCGATACCAATTCTGAAAACTATATACATTTTTTAGAAAATTTATAA